CGTCCGCTACGACTACAAGCAGCCCGAGGAACCTGACGTGCTGCCGCCGCCCGACGCGATGGTGGTCGCCCCGGCCACCTTCAACACCATCAACAAGTGGGCGGCCGGCATCAGCGATACCCTCGCCCTCGGCCTGCTCAACGAGGCACTAGGTCTCGGCCTTCCCGTGGTCGCGGTGCCGTTCCCCAACATTGCCCTTGCCAAGCATCCCGCGTTCCGTCGCAGCATGAGAGAGCTGGAGGCGTTGGGGGTGCGCCTGCTGTTCGATCCGGACGCCTATCCGCTCCCGACGCCGAACCTAGGACCAGCCAGCCGCGACCTGTTTCCGTGGCAGGCATTGCGTGAGGAGCTGGCCAAACTCACGGTCGAGCAAGGCCCTTGACGCGCTCTCGTTAACTGCCGTCAACGCTCGTCAAGTTCCGCCGGTACTGCCCGGACGCCACCGTATGAGGCGTCACACACGGCTACTCGGCAGGTGTTCCAGCACCTCCGGGGCCAGGCAGCACACGGAAGGAGCCGCCACATGCTGGACGAGCAGAGAGCCAGCAGCCAGCCGTCTGAGGACGCCAGCGCTGTCCGGGACGACGGCCGTCTCACATACACGCTGAGCGAGGCCGCCTCTCGGCTCGGCATCTCCCGGGCGTTGGCGTACGAGGCCGCGCAGCGAGGCGAGCTCCCTGTGTGCCGCATCGGCCGCCGGGTGCTTGTCCCACGGGTCGCGCTGCTTCGCCTGCTTGGACAGGACGGCCCGCGCGGCTCGCAGTCGACCTAACACTTCGCGGCCCGGGCGGTTACGCCTCCCGGGCCGGCCTATCCTCGGAGGTTCCCTTGCCCGCAGAGGGCTTCTTTCAGGCTGGCCGCACCCGGCCCGGCCCCAACGTCCACGGTCCCCGCATGGGTCCGTCGTCGGCCGGCGGCCGGCCCGGCGGCGGCACCTCGCGGCGGCCGCGGTGGGACACCGACGCTGGCATCACCGACCGCGACGTCGCCGCCCTCCGCTGGCTCGGCCAGCAGTACGCGGCCCGCTCCGACGTCCTCCGGGTGCTGCTGGGCCGGCTTTCACCTGGCTCGCCACGCATCGAGGGCCAGCTGGCCGAGACGACCCTGCGTGATGTGGTAGCCCGCTGGGAGGACCGCGGCCTCGTCGACCGCGACCGCCTCCTCGGCCACCTGTGGGTCGCCCCCACCGCCAAGGCCCTGCGACTGGTCGGCCTGGAGGTGCGGGCCTGGTCCTTCGTCATCCCCCAACTCGCCCACGTCCACGCCGTCGGCGTCGTCCGGCTGGCCTTGGAGCCAAGCATCCCCGAGGGCGGCTGCTGGCTGTCGGAGCGGCAGCTGCGCCGGGAGGCCGGCAAGAGCCACGTCCCCGACGCCGCCATCCAGCTCCCCGACACCTCCGGGGCCGCCGCCGGCGCCGGCCTGTACGGCGAGGACGTCGACCCCCTCCCCAAGCGGATCGCGGTCGAGGTCGAGCTGACCCGCAAGGGCGCCGCCCGGCTGCGCGAGGCCTGGACCCGGCCCCGGCATGGCCGCTGGCAGCGGACCGTCTACTACGCCCCCCCTGAGGTCGCCGGCTACCTGACCGGGCAGCTCCAGCGCATCCGGCCCCGCCATCCCATCCAGATCCACCTGCTCCCCGAGGTGCCCG
Above is a window of Actinomycetota bacterium DNA encoding:
- a CDS encoding flavoprotein; translation: VRYDYKQPEEPDVLPPPDAMVVAPATFNTINKWAAGISDTLALGLLNEALGLGLPVVAVPFPNIALAKHPAFRRSMRELEALGVRLLFDPDAYPLPTPNLGPASRDLFPWQALREELAKLTVEQGP
- a CDS encoding helix-turn-helix domain-containing protein, whose protein sequence is MLDEQRASSQPSEDASAVRDDGRLTYTLSEAASRLGISRALAYEAAQRGELPVCRIGRRVLVPRVALLRLLGQDGPRGSQST